TGAGCCAAGACAATTACAGGATCGACGGATGGTTTGTGTTGATGATGCCAGAGTCGCTTTAAGTTGTGCTGCTGGTATTTTTTATCCTAAGATCCAAGAACATTTGATTGCAGTTACTGGTACTAATGGCAAAACTTCAGTGGTAGCGTATATACGCCAATTATTTGGTTTGTTAGGGCAGCGTAGTGCTAGTATTGGTACATTAGGAATAGAATTAAATGCAGAAATTAATAATAATATCAATAATACCAAAGGGTTAACTACAGTCGATATACTAACTTTTCGTAAAACCCTCAATGATCTAGCTAGTAATAACATTAATCATGTAGCATTTGAGGCATCTAGCCATGGCTTACAGCAAAAACGCATCTATGGCATTCCCGTTATTGCTGCTGGTTTCACGAGCTTTTCACAAGATCACTTGGATTATCATCTTACTATGGATGAATATTTAGAAGCTAAGCTGAAGTTATTTACTGAAAATTTGCTGCCTAATGGAATTGCAGTAATTAACGCTGATATTGTTAATATTGATTTTATTAAGTCATACTTAAATGAACGAAAAATCCAAGTAATTACTGTTGGCACAAGCGGGGATGTTAGAATTATTAATGCAAATTCCACAGTTAATGGCCAGCTAATAGAATTTTCTTATTTAGGTGAAAGGTATAATATTTATACAGAGGTTATTGGAAGTTTCCAAGGAATTAATCTGCTGATTGCTGCTATTTTAGTTCATAAATCTGGTTTTGTTTTTGCAGATATAGTCGAAAAATTACCGCTAATAAGGGCTGTACGTGGTAGGCTTGAACGAGTGACGGATAAGAATCATCCATTTCATATATTTGTTGATTATGCGCATACTCCTGACGCTTTAGCAAATTCTCTGCTTGAGCTAAAAAAATTAGTTGCCGGCAGCGGTAAGTTAAAAGTGATATTTGGTTGTGGTGGTAATCGTGATCAGTTAAAGCGGCCAATTATGGGAAAACTCGCAGCTGAGATTGCTGATGTAGTAATTATCACTGATGATAATCCAAGAGATGAAGATCCTACTGCCATTCGTCAAGCTATTTTAGTTGAAGCAAAATCAGCAATTGAGATTCCAGATCGTAAACATGCAATAGTTGATACAGTTAAAGGACTGCAAGCAGAAGATATATTGTTGATAGCGGGTAAGGGGCATGAGAATTATCAGATCATTGGGACGATAGTAATAGCAATGGATGATGTGGAAATAGCAAGACAGGCTTTAGGATTGAAGGTGTAGCTTAGTATCATCTCAAGCACCACATGTGTCATTCCAGGGGAGCTATAATATGCATCAAGTTAAGAAAAAAGAGACGGTTCAAATAGTCTTGTTTGAGCCGGAGGCGAAGCAATCCAGTTAAATAGAACCTCCTGGATTGCTTCGCCTTCGGCTCGCAATGACAATTGAGCATCAATTTTTTAAACTTGACGCATATGCATAACGTTATTGAGTGCAAAATATTCAATACTAAATAACAGATTTAAGGAGAAATAATATGATTTGGTCAGCTAAGCAGTTATCTGAGGCCTTGGGGGTTACGGTAGATAGTTCTATTGAGACGGGGCAGGTACAATTTAATTCGCAAGATGTGCAAAAAGATGACTTATTTATTGCACTAAAAGGTAATCGAGATGGGCACATTTATGTTGAAGATGCCTTTGTACGAGGAGCAGCAGCGGCGATCGTAAGTGAAGCCATACCGGGGTTATCTTTAAGTAAAATTATTATAGTAGATGATACTATGAATGCCCTTCATAAGTTAGCGACATATAAGCGGCAGCATTCAAAAGCTAAGTTTATTGGAGTGACTGGTAGTGTAGGCAAAACTACTACTAAGGAGACTATTAAGACTATGCTTGGGGTTTTTGGTAAAGTATTTGCCAGCCGTGGCAATTTTAATAATTATTTGGGTGTACCTATTAATTTAGCTTCGCAACCAGATGATACAGAATACGCAGTTTTTGAAATTGGGATGAATCATGCTGGCGAGATTCGAGAACTAACTGCAATGGTCAGACCAGATATAGCAGTCATTACCTCAGTGTCTGAAGCGCATTTAGAATTTTTTAATTCG
The genomic region above belongs to Candidatus Trichorickettsia mobilis and contains:
- a CDS encoding UDP-N-acetylmuramoyl-L-alanyl-D-glutamate--2,6-diaminopimelate ligase → MKSKLQLLFKEHNITGLSFDSRSVKPGDAFFAIVGEHVNGNNYIQQAFNAGAQVVITDEPRQLQDRRMVCVDDARVALSCAAGIFYPKIQEHLIAVTGTNGKTSVVAYIRQLFGLLGQRSASIGTLGIELNAEINNNINNTKGLTTVDILTFRKTLNDLASNNINHVAFEASSHGLQQKRIYGIPVIAAGFTSFSQDHLDYHLTMDEYLEAKLKLFTENLLPNGIAVINADIVNIDFIKSYLNERKIQVITVGTSGDVRIINANSTVNGQLIEFSYLGERYNIYTEVIGSFQGINLLIAAILVHKSGFVFADIVEKLPLIRAVRGRLERVTDKNHPFHIFVDYAHTPDALANSLLELKKLVAGSGKLKVIFGCGGNRDQLKRPIMGKLAAEIADVVIITDDNPRDEDPTAIRQAILVEAKSAIEIPDRKHAIVDTVKGLQAEDILLIAGKGHENYQIIGTIVIAMDDVEIARQALGLKV